Within the Hevea brasiliensis isolate MT/VB/25A 57/8 chromosome 2, ASM3005281v1, whole genome shotgun sequence genome, the region TCTCTCTTTCTTGTTATCACAAGTGTGATGCATGTATGACTAAAGAAAATTGGTACCTCAATTTTGAGGAATGGATTCTGCCTGTAATCGTTCAAGCTAACTAATATTCCATACGTATATATATAAGGTATTGTTCTAcgctatataaattaaaaaaaaaaaaactcactaAAAAAAACTCTAATATTAAAgagagaattatatatatatatatatatatatatatatatatatatatatatatatatatattcttaatagaaataaatatgaaaaaaaaattcagattaattgcAAACGTATACAGATTTATTTATGAGTTTATTAGAAAAAACTATAAAAAGGACAAGAAAAAATCCATTTGAAAGTATCCATTGATGCAAAACTCGTTGGTGACCTCTAAAAGGAGATtttaaaggaaaaaagaaaaagagaaaaaggagAGGAGAAGATGCATGAGAGAGTGCTTACGTTCTTCTCTTCTATGAACATACTTTagcaatttttataatatttagaaTTTAAAGAGACAATGAAGCTCTGAAAATGaatctttatttattattaattgttattaaataaaatttaaataatttaaaatttattaatttaagcaGATCCTACCTCACATCAACCCGCCATGAATCCATCTCGCTCCGCTGTTGCTACGCTTACTTCTCTTCCTTCAAGCCAACACTTTCCTTTCTTGGCTTTTGCAGCAACCTCATGTCCTCATCGCTCGATTTCCTTGCCCATCCGCCCATCTCACCAACCCTCATCCTTCATAAACACTCCAGCAGCGCTATCCTCCCAGCTCGCTTTCTCCGTTTCACCACATCTTCAGGCGTCGAGAATTCTTATGGcggataacaataataataaaaaatttttaaagtaattaaattttaattatataatcaatacttttattaataaatttaataaaaataaaataattttattaataaataattattgataatttaattataaaggtAATAGAAAAAAATGGAATAAAATagagattttatttttttagaaagaggggtaaaaaaataaatttattcttTTTAGTCTGGAAATATGTTATTGTAtattaatttttgtgaaataaatgaaaatttaggaattttttaaaaataaattaaaaatgaaggatGAAGGTGAAATAAACTCTGAGAGGCGGTAAGAACTATCCTGAGTTAGGCAGATGACTAGCAAATGGTAATGGCATAGCAGTGCAGTTCAAACAACCTGTCATCGAATATAATATAATACGAATGGTCGTTTTCGAACTTAGCTTGAAATTTGGCGGAGGACCATTTCTTGTTTCTGGTTAAAGGTCATATCATGTGTATTAGCATTTAATTGGACTTGCCTAtcataaatttatgtttaattgaaaaatattattaaatatgcAATTGGAGTCTATTTTTCTGATGTTGAATTCTATTGTTTTATTGGTTgtataaaatttttcattttgtattttAACTTCAATTTAAATTAAGATTTTACATGGTAGTATAGAGATTTTAATGGCACCACCTAGCTATAGATTGGTTGGTATTCAGTGGACGTCTCATCCAAATAAATATGGTTTTATTGCCTTGCAGAAGAAGACTTTGTAATGCTTATTGATTcataattaattaagtaataatacaattgaaaaaaaaatgaataaaatgttGGGCATCGTAAGTGTGaaattatacatatacatatataagtATTATTTTAATGGTGGATACAGAGAATGGGTCGACGTTCAGACCTTGTCATCAATTCCACAAGGGTTGGGAGAATTCCTTCTCCTACAAAGCAAAACCATCGTAACCCACATTGCACCTTTCACAATTCTTACCATACCAATTGTTGTTGTGAGGTAGTACAGCAACCAACCAAGCAAATCAGCCATGCCTATATCCACTAACATCTCTTTCTTTGCCACTGTTACAATAACCAGAGATTCAACCTCATCCCTCAACCTCCACCACCACAATATACCAAAGCTCACGGCCAAAGCCACCCTTTCAGACCACCTTTCTGCTCTAGTCACCCCAAATATTGTGTCATCAACCACCGGTTTAACCACGGTTCTACACCAATGAAGCATAGTCTCGTGCAAACCCAGGAAAAATATTACCCTACTTAACAAACTTCTCTCAACATCGAAAATGTAACCATCGATTTCAGTGGCTATGCTACCTTCTATCCCTAAG harbors:
- the LOC110657907 gene encoding uncharacterized protein LOC110657907; protein product: MGWQQINWRQKAQELYAISAEPFQVLGITILSILLPLSFLLLARLSSYGYLLSIAYPTQRSSSFLFSLFLCSSPVIIYFLVSIFSIATLLHGLTGRITLLSESPGELYRPRLYTAWILLCTLQVCVGLGIEGSIATEIDGYIFDVERSLLSRVIFFLGLHETMLHWCRTVVKPVVDDTIFGVTRAERWSERVALAVSFGILWWWRLRDEVESLVIVTVAKKEMLVDIGMADLLGWLLYYLTTTIGMVRIVKGAMWVTMVLLCRRRNSPNPCGIDDKV